The proteins below are encoded in one region of Streptomyces sp. NBC_00490:
- a CDS encoding DEAD/DEAH box helicase: MTLIDQLPQTADPDALYEAFESWAVERGLTLYPHQEEALIEVVSGANVIVSTPTGSGKSMIAAAAHFAALARDEVTFYTAPIKALVSEKFFELCKIFGTENVGMLTGDASVNADAPVICCTAEVLASIALRDGKQADVGQVVMDEFHFYAEGDRGWAWQIPILELPQAQFILMSATLGDVSMFEEDLTRRTGRPTAVVRSATRPVPLYYEYKFTPLTETLTELLQTRQAPVYIVHFTQAQAVERAQALMSINMCSKEEKEQIAALIGNFRFTTKFGRNLSRYVRHGIGVHHAGMLPKYRRLVEKLAQAGLLKVICGTDTLGVGVNVPIRTVLFTALTKYDGNRVRTLRNREFHQIAGRAGRAGYDTAGYVVAQAPEHVVENEKALAKAGDDPKKRRKVVRKKAPEGFVAWTENTFDKLISSDPEPLTSRFRVTHTMLLSVIARPGNAFDAMRHLLEDNHEPRKQQLKHIRRAIAIYRSLLDGGIVEKLDEPDASGRIVRLTVDLQQDFALNQPLSTFALAAFELLDPESPSYALDMVSVVESTLDDPRQILVAQLNKAKGEAVAAMKADGIEYEERMERLQDISYPKPLEELLFHAYDTYRKSHPWVGDHPLSPKSVIRDMYERAMSFTELVSFYELARTEGIVLRYLASAYKTLDHNIPDDLKSEDLQDLIEWLGEMVRQVDSSLLDEWEQLANPEEMTAEEAQEKADEVKPVTTNARAFRVLVRNAMFRRVELAALDQVEELGELDGEAGWDADAWGEAMDKYWDEYDDLGTGPDARGPKLLLIEEEPENRLWRVRQIFDDPNDDHDWGISAEVDLTASDAEGRAVVRVSDVGQL, encoded by the coding sequence GTGACCCTCATCGATCAGCTGCCGCAGACCGCAGACCCCGACGCCCTCTACGAAGCCTTCGAGTCGTGGGCCGTGGAGCGCGGTCTCACGCTCTACCCCCATCAGGAGGAGGCGCTGATCGAGGTGGTCTCCGGTGCGAACGTGATCGTGTCGACGCCCACCGGCTCCGGCAAGAGCATGATCGCGGCGGCCGCGCACTTCGCCGCGCTGGCCCGGGACGAGGTCACCTTCTACACCGCGCCGATCAAGGCGCTGGTCTCGGAGAAGTTCTTCGAGCTGTGCAAGATCTTCGGCACCGAGAACGTCGGCATGCTGACCGGCGACGCGTCCGTCAACGCCGACGCCCCCGTCATCTGCTGCACCGCCGAGGTGCTCGCCTCGATCGCGCTGCGCGACGGCAAGCAGGCGGACGTCGGCCAGGTCGTCATGGACGAGTTCCACTTCTACGCGGAGGGGGACCGCGGCTGGGCCTGGCAGATCCCCATCCTGGAGCTGCCCCAGGCACAGTTCATCCTGATGTCGGCCACGCTCGGCGATGTCTCGATGTTCGAGGAGGACCTCACCCGGCGCACCGGCCGCCCCACGGCGGTGGTCCGCTCGGCGACCCGTCCGGTGCCGCTGTACTACGAGTACAAGTTCACCCCGCTCACCGAGACCCTGACCGAGCTCCTGCAGACCAGGCAGGCGCCGGTCTACATCGTGCACTTCACGCAGGCGCAGGCCGTGGAGCGGGCGCAGGCGCTGATGAGCATCAACATGTGCTCGAAGGAGGAGAAGGAGCAGATCGCCGCCCTGATCGGCAACTTCCGCTTCACCACCAAGTTCGGCCGCAACCTCTCCCGTTACGTGCGGCACGGCATCGGCGTCCACCACGCGGGCATGCTGCCCAAGTACCGCCGTCTGGTGGAGAAGCTCGCGCAGGCCGGTCTGCTGAAGGTCATCTGCGGCACGGACACGCTCGGCGTGGGCGTCAACGTCCCCATCCGCACGGTGCTGTTCACGGCTCTCACCAAGTACGACGGAAACCGCGTCCGCACCCTGCGCAACCGTGAGTTCCACCAGATCGCCGGACGCGCCGGGCGGGCCGGCTACGACACGGCCGGCTACGTCGTCGCGCAGGCGCCCGAGCATGTCGTCGAGAACGAGAAGGCGCTCGCCAAGGCGGGCGACGACCCGAAGAAGCGCCGCAAGGTGGTCCGCAAGAAGGCTCCGGAGGGCTTCGTCGCCTGGACGGAGAACACCTTCGACAAGCTCATCTCCTCCGACCCCGAGCCGCTGACGTCCCGCTTCCGGGTCACGCACACCATGTTGCTGTCGGTGATCGCCCGTCCCGGCAACGCCTTCGACGCGATGCGGCACCTGCTGGAGGACAATCACGAGCCGCGCAAGCAGCAGCTGAAGCACATCCGGCGGGCGATCGCGATCTACCGCTCGCTGCTGGACGGCGGCATCGTCGAGAAGCTCGACGAGCCGGATGCCAGCGGCCGCATCGTCCGCCTCACCGTGGACCTCCAGCAGGACTTCGCGCTCAACCAGCCGCTGTCCACCTTCGCGCTCGCCGCGTTCGAACTCCTCGACCCCGAATCGCCGTCCTACGCGCTGGACATGGTCTCCGTCGTCGAGTCGACGCTGGACGATCCGCGTCAGATCCTCGTCGCCCAGCTGAACAAGGCGAAGGGCGAGGCCGTGGCCGCGATGAAGGCGGACGGCATCGAGTACGAGGAGCGCATGGAGCGCCTCCAGGACATCAGCTACCCCAAGCCCCTGGAGGAGCTGCTCTTCCACGCGTACGACACGTACCGCAAGAGCCACCCCTGGGTCGGCGACCATCCGCTCTCCCCGAAGTCCGTCATCCGGGACATGTACGAACGGGCCATGTCCTTCACGGAGTTGGTGTCCTTCTACGAGCTCGCCCGCACCGAGGGCATCGTCCTGCGTTACCTCGCCAGCGCCTACAAGACGCTCGACCACAACATCCCGGACGACCTCAAGTCGGAGGACCTCCAGGACCTCATCGAGTGGCTCGGCGAGATGGTGCGCCAGGTCGACTCCAGCCTGCTGGACGAGTGGGAGCAGCTCGCCAACCCGGAGGAGATGACCGCCGAGGAGGCCCAGGAGAAGGCCGACGAGGTCAAGCCGGTCACCACCAACGCGCGCGCCTTCCGGGTCCTCGTCCGCAACGCCATGTTCCGCCGTGTCGAGCTCGCCGCTCTGGACCAGGTCGAGGAGCTGGGTGAGCTGGACGGCGAGGCCGGCTGGGACGCCGATGCCTGGGGCGAGGCGATGGACAAGTACTGGGACGAGTACGACGACCTCGGCACCGGTCCCGACGCCCGCGGTCCCAAGCTGCTCCTGATCGAGGAGGAGCCGGAGAACCGTCTGTGGCGGGTCCGCCAGATCTTCGACGACCCGAACGACGATCATGACTGGGGCATCAGCGCGGAGGTCGATCTGACGGCCTCCGACGCGGAGGGCCGCGCGGTCGTCCGCGTCTCCGATGTCGGTCAGCTGTGA
- a CDS encoding acyl-CoA thioesterase: protein MTNPAEKLVDLLDLEQIELNIFRGLSPNESLQRVFGGQVAGQALVAANRTTEGDRPVHSLHAYFLRPGRPGVPIVYQVERVRDGRSFTTRRVTAVQQGRTIFNLTASFHKPEEGSFEHQLPPARKVPDPESLPSVTDEIREHLGALPEQLERMARRQPFDIRYVDRLRWTPEEVKDAEPRSAVWMRAVGPLGDDPVVHTCALTYASDMTLLDAVRIPVEPLWGPRSFDIASLDHAMWFHRPFRADEWFLYDQESPVATGGRGLARGRIYDVEGRLLVSVVQEGLFRAL from the coding sequence ATGACGAACCCGGCCGAAAAGCTGGTCGACCTGCTCGACCTGGAGCAGATCGAGCTCAACATCTTCCGCGGCCTGAGCCCGAACGAGTCCCTGCAGCGGGTCTTCGGCGGCCAGGTGGCGGGCCAGGCGCTGGTCGCCGCCAACCGCACCACCGAGGGCGACCGCCCGGTGCACTCACTGCACGCGTACTTCCTGCGTCCGGGCCGCCCGGGTGTGCCGATCGTGTACCAGGTCGAACGGGTGCGGGACGGCAGGTCCTTCACGACCCGCCGGGTCACCGCGGTGCAACAGGGCCGCACGATCTTCAATCTCACCGCCTCCTTTCACAAGCCTGAGGAAGGTTCCTTCGAGCATCAGCTGCCGCCGGCCCGCAAGGTCCCGGACCCGGAGTCGCTGCCGTCGGTCACGGACGAGATCCGGGAGCATCTGGGCGCGCTGCCCGAACAGCTGGAGCGGATGGCGCGCCGCCAGCCCTTCGACATCCGCTATGTGGACCGGCTGCGCTGGACGCCCGAGGAGGTCAAGGACGCCGAGCCGCGCAGCGCGGTGTGGATGCGCGCGGTCGGGCCGCTCGGCGACGATCCGGTCGTGCACACCTGCGCACTGACCTACGCCAGTGACATGACCCTCCTGGACGCCGTCCGTATCCCGGTCGAACCCCTGTGGGGCCCGCGGAGCTTCGACATCGCGTCGCTGGACCACGCCATGTGGTTCCATCGGCCGTTCCGCGCGGACGAGTGGTTCCTGTACGACCAGGAGTCGCCCGTCGCGACGGGCGGCCGGGGGCTGGCCCGCGGGCGGATCTACGACGTGGAGGGGCGGCTGCTGGTGTCGGTCGTCCAGGAAGGGCTGTTCCGGGCGCTGTAG
- a CDS encoding DUF6397 family protein, translating into MSGSTVTASHQLSCAPSRAARELGLKRSEFDLAVHLGHIWTVPDEGGGGRRVTRSELDRLRTEDGFPDVLLERVRVVGTSEGAAVMDVPVSRFTRLARLGAVAPVRFYLNRYRAVVWLYLAEELRQFAADEENSPLLTARRTPEGMRDLLDAGLDLRARNWRGRHREFLLRVADGPWESAGALAAFLDPVQISEIVPDPYERSHLIRFRPGPPAQGAQGSPAAYLAERIMTADDPDEISRLRADLTRTLEDARRLRPAPRPAAKQAAPVPEQRATAGEQPFAALAASEQPPRGLLGWLRRKSA; encoded by the coding sequence ATGTCAGGCAGCACCGTCACCGCATCCCACCAGCTTTCCTGCGCGCCGAGCCGCGCGGCACGGGAACTGGGGCTCAAACGAAGCGAGTTCGACCTCGCCGTCCACCTCGGCCACATCTGGACCGTCCCCGACGAAGGCGGTGGAGGCCGCCGCGTCACCCGCTCCGAGCTCGACCGGCTGCGCACGGAGGACGGCTTTCCGGACGTGCTGCTGGAACGTGTGCGGGTCGTGGGCACCAGCGAGGGCGCGGCCGTCATGGATGTGCCCGTCAGCAGGTTCACGCGCCTGGCGCGACTGGGCGCGGTGGCGCCGGTGCGCTTTTACCTGAACCGGTACCGGGCGGTGGTCTGGCTGTATCTGGCCGAGGAACTCCGGCAGTTCGCCGCCGATGAGGAGAACTCCCCCCTGCTGACCGCCCGTCGTACGCCCGAGGGGATGCGCGACCTGCTGGACGCGGGGCTGGATCTGAGGGCACGCAACTGGCGCGGACGTCACCGGGAGTTCCTGCTGCGAGTGGCCGACGGCCCCTGGGAGAGCGCCGGGGCCCTGGCCGCCTTCCTCGACCCCGTTCAGATCTCGGAGATCGTCCCGGACCCCTATGAACGCTCGCATCTCATCCGCTTCCGGCCGGGCCCGCCGGCCCAGGGCGCACAGGGTTCACCCGCCGCCTACCTCGCCGAGAGGATCATGACGGCGGACGACCCGGACGAGATCAGCCGGCTGAGGGCCGATCTGACCCGGACACTGGAGGACGCCCGCAGGCTCCGGCCCGCGCCACGACCCGCCGCGAAGCAAGCGGCTCCCGTGCCGGAGCAGCGGGCCACCGCCGGCGAGCAACCGTTCGCAGCCCTCGCCGCCTCCGAGCAGCCGCCCCGTGGCCTGCTGGGCTGGCTGCGTCGGAAAAGCGCGTGA
- a CDS encoding roadblock/LC7 domain-containing protein, with protein sequence MAQNQGLGWLLDDLTERVNHVRHALVLSNDGLVAGASTGLRREDAEHLAAVASGLHSLAKGSGRHFGAGRVRQTMVEFDDAVLFVTAAGTGSCLCVLSGAEADIGQIAYEMTLLVNRVGENLGVDVRRPEQSSAMDL encoded by the coding sequence ATGGCGCAGAACCAGGGACTCGGCTGGTTGCTGGACGATCTGACGGAGCGTGTCAACCACGTACGGCACGCACTGGTCCTGTCAAACGACGGGCTGGTGGCGGGAGCGAGCACGGGGCTGCGCCGCGAGGACGCGGAGCATCTCGCCGCCGTCGCGTCCGGACTGCACAGCCTGGCCAAGGGGTCCGGACGCCACTTCGGCGCGGGCAGAGTGCGTCAGACGATGGTCGAGTTCGACGACGCGGTGCTGTTCGTCACCGCCGCTGGGACCGGCAGCTGTCTGTGCGTGCTCAGCGGCGCGGAGGCCGACATCGGGCAGATCGCCTACGAGATGACCCTGCTCGTCAATCGCGTGGGCGAGAACCTCGGCGTGGACGTCCGCCGACCCGAACAGAGCTCGGCCATGGACCTCTGA
- a CDS encoding GTP-binding protein, with translation MVSETSDAQGGESTALALKILVAGGFGVGKTTLVGAVSEIRPLRTEELLSEAGQLVDDTGGVDQKVTTTVAMDFGRITIRSGLSLYLFGTPGQDRFWFLWDELSQGALGAVVLADTRRLEDCFPAVDYFEHRHIPFVVAVNCFTGARTYNAGDVSRALDLDSGTPVVLCDARDRDSGKEVLIRLVEYAGRMHTARLLDSVG, from the coding sequence ATGGTCTCCGAGACTTCCGATGCCCAGGGCGGCGAGTCGACCGCGCTGGCGTTGAAGATACTGGTCGCCGGCGGATTCGGCGTGGGCAAGACCACCCTGGTGGGCGCGGTCAGTGAGATCAGGCCGCTGCGCACCGAGGAACTCCTCAGCGAGGCCGGTCAGTTGGTCGACGACACCGGCGGCGTGGACCAGAAGGTCACGACCACGGTCGCCATGGACTTCGGCCGCATCACCATCCGCTCCGGTCTCTCCCTCTACCTCTTCGGCACCCCCGGCCAGGACCGTTTCTGGTTCCTGTGGGACGAGTTGTCGCAAGGCGCCCTGGGCGCCGTGGTCCTCGCGGACACCCGGCGCCTGGAGGACTGCTTCCCGGCGGTCGACTACTTCGAGCACCGGCACATCCCGTTCGTCGTGGCCGTCAACTGCTTCACGGGTGCCCGCACCTACAACGCCGGGGACGTCTCCCGCGCCCTCGACCTCGACAGCGGCACCCCCGTGGTGCTCTGCGACGCCCGGGACCGTGACTCGGGCAAGGAAGTGCTGATCCGACTCGTCGAGTACGCGGGACGGATGCACACCGCCCGACTGCTCGACTCGGTGGGATGA
- a CDS encoding DUF742 domain-containing protein, whose translation MTEDMTDAPREQGSQWYDGEAGPLVRPYAMTGGRTQPGPTGVRFDLIALVTLDAAAPGVDDDTALGPEHRVLIELCRIETQSVAELAADADLPLGVVRVLLGDLLELGCVTVSRPVPPAQLPDERILREVIEGLRAL comes from the coding sequence ATGACGGAGGACATGACGGACGCCCCGCGCGAGCAGGGCAGTCAGTGGTACGACGGTGAGGCGGGGCCTCTCGTCCGCCCGTACGCCATGACGGGCGGACGCACCCAACCCGGCCCCACCGGGGTGCGTTTCGACCTCATCGCCCTGGTCACCCTGGACGCGGCCGCGCCCGGCGTCGACGACGACACCGCGCTCGGACCCGAACACCGGGTCCTGATCGAACTGTGCCGTATCGAGACCCAGTCGGTCGCCGAACTCGCCGCGGACGCCGACCTGCCCCTCGGCGTGGTCAGAGTGCTCCTCGGCGACCTTCTGGAACTCGGCTGCGTCACCGTCAGCCGCCCGGTACCGCCCGCGCAGCTTCCTGACGAACGGATTCTGCGCGAGGTGATCGAAGGACTGCGGGCACTGTAG
- a CDS encoding roadblock/LC7 domain-containing protein, which translates to MIQDPSMRAAQRSGELDWLLDDLVLRVSEVRHAVVLSNDGLAVGASTDLRREDAEHLAAVASGFHSLAKGAGRHFGAGGVRQTMVEMDDGFLFVAAAGDGSCLALLTAVTADIGLVAYEMARLVKRVGEHLYTAPRVAARPPAG; encoded by the coding sequence ATGATCCAGGACCCCAGCATGAGGGCCGCCCAGCGGTCCGGTGAACTCGACTGGCTGCTGGACGACTTGGTGCTGCGCGTCAGCGAGGTACGGCACGCCGTCGTGCTGTCCAACGACGGCCTGGCCGTGGGGGCGTCGACCGATCTGCGCCGCGAGGACGCGGAGCACCTGGCCGCGGTGGCCTCCGGCTTCCACAGCCTGGCCAAGGGCGCCGGCCGCCACTTCGGGGCGGGCGGAGTGCGCCAGACCATGGTCGAGATGGACGACGGCTTCCTGTTCGTGGCCGCCGCCGGTGACGGCTCCTGCCTCGCCCTGCTCACCGCCGTGACCGCCGACATCGGCCTGGTGGCCTACGAGATGGCACGGCTCGTCAAGCGCGTCGGCGAGCACCTGTACACGGCACCGCGCGTCGCCGCGCGGCCTCCCGCCGGATGA
- a CDS encoding sensor histidine kinase: MRTSRRTHTNGAEASAPSPARGRRAHAGPPADERLDEPAGAVPDETPTPAGRWLIRPRTVRAKIVCLLMVPVVSLLALWAYATVTTAQDVSRLRQLQRVDAEIRAPVAAAVAALQAERAAAVRYAIVPTGGRGADLKTLAERTDKALDKLRLGDDNTVADGEELPAGVAQRLETFVAGGEQLRSVRAAVLDRRVGWDETYGRYTRTIATAFGVGGALTGIQDAELGSDARVLLEFSRAGEALAQEDVLLGAARLAGRIDGERLRLFTGAVETRRTLTEAAVADLRGPERAAWQDLADGSDYAAVDTVEDKVLASRAGASAIAAAPETTWSKAHARVQDGMRTIEEDAGRGVADQADPFTRGLLTPAGAAVLFGLAAVVASLVISVRIGRGLVIELEGLRNLALEIARRKLPEAMRKLRAGEEIDVQAEAPPGPPSEDETGQVAEALGTVHRAALRAAVERAELASGISGVFVNLARRSQVLVHRQLSLLDNMERRSEDPNELSDLFRLDHLTTRMRRHAESLIILSGAAPGRAWRMPVSLTNVVRAAVSEVEDYARVEVRQLPEASVIGGAVADVTHLLAEIVENAAQFSPPHTRVRVTGEPVGNGYAIEVEDRGLGMGKESLAEANHRIEQSEALDLFDSDRLGLFVVSRLAARHGIKVHLRTSPYGGTTAVVLLPTSLLHSGPEERSPRKAVDQEHVYARVPGAARPQESVHAPADRPALVAPAPVAAEARAEVAAPARAASGSDTPPPGVTTLRLHRPPDDSEESDDLPRRVRQANLAPQLREPRTEEPEPHSDPRGEDGRTPELVRDRMAAYREGWARGGGRRPGRGAAPDPAAVSDSSEGDPA; the protein is encoded by the coding sequence TGCTGATGGTGCCGGTCGTCTCACTGCTGGCCCTGTGGGCGTACGCCACCGTCACCACCGCCCAGGACGTCTCCAGGCTGCGGCAGTTGCAGCGGGTGGACGCCGAGATCCGGGCCCCTGTCGCGGCCGCCGTCGCCGCGCTCCAGGCGGAACGCGCGGCCGCGGTGCGCTATGCGATCGTCCCGACCGGCGGCCGCGGCGCAGACCTCAAGACCCTCGCGGAACGCACGGACAAGGCCCTGGACAAGCTCCGGCTCGGCGACGACAACACCGTCGCCGACGGCGAGGAACTGCCCGCCGGAGTGGCCCAGCGTCTCGAGACCTTCGTGGCCGGTGGTGAGCAACTGCGCTCCGTGCGGGCCGCGGTGCTCGACCGCCGCGTCGGCTGGGACGAGACGTACGGGCGCTACACCCGGACCATCGCGACGGCCTTCGGCGTGGGCGGCGCCCTCACCGGCATCCAGGACGCCGAACTGGGCTCCGACGCGCGCGTGCTGCTCGAATTCTCCCGCGCGGGAGAGGCGTTGGCCCAGGAGGACGTCCTGCTGGGCGCCGCACGTCTCGCCGGGCGCATCGACGGCGAGCGGCTGCGGCTGTTCACCGGCGCCGTCGAAACCCGCCGCACCCTCACCGAGGCCGCCGTCGCCGACCTGCGTGGCCCCGAACGCGCCGCCTGGCAGGACCTCGCCGACGGCAGCGACTACGCGGCCGTGGACACCGTCGAGGACAAGGTCCTCGCGAGCCGCGCGGGCGCGTCGGCGATCGCCGCGGCGCCCGAGACCACCTGGAGCAAGGCACACGCGCGCGTGCAGGACGGGATGCGGACCATCGAGGAGGACGCCGGACGCGGCGTCGCGGACCAGGCGGACCCGTTCACCCGCGGTCTGCTCACCCCGGCCGGTGCCGCCGTCCTGTTCGGCCTCGCGGCCGTCGTCGCGTCGCTCGTCATCTCCGTACGCATCGGACGCGGCCTGGTCATCGAGCTGGAGGGCCTGCGCAACCTCGCCCTGGAGATCGCGCGGCGCAAACTCCCCGAGGCGATGCGGAAGCTGCGCGCCGGCGAGGAGATCGACGTCCAGGCCGAGGCCCCGCCCGGACCGCCGTCGGAGGACGAGACGGGGCAGGTCGCCGAGGCCCTGGGGACCGTGCACCGCGCCGCGCTGCGGGCCGCCGTGGAACGCGCCGAACTCGCCAGCGGCATCTCCGGGGTGTTCGTCAACCTCGCCCGCCGCAGCCAGGTCCTCGTGCATCGCCAGCTGAGCCTGCTGGACAACATGGAACGCCGCTCCGAGGACCCCAACGAGCTGAGCGACCTCTTCCGGCTCGACCACCTCACCACCCGTATGCGGCGGCACGCGGAGAGCCTGATCATCCTCTCCGGAGCGGCACCCGGCCGGGCCTGGCGCATGCCGGTCTCCCTGACCAACGTGGTGCGCGCCGCCGTCTCCGAGGTGGAGGACTACGCGCGCGTGGAGGTACGACAGCTCCCCGAGGCGTCCGTCATCGGCGGGGCCGTCGCCGACGTCACCCATCTCCTGGCCGAGATCGTCGAGAACGCCGCGCAGTTCTCGCCCCCGCACACGCGCGTGCGCGTCACCGGTGAACCGGTGGGCAACGGTTACGCGATCGAGGTCGAGGACCGAGGGCTGGGCATGGGCAAGGAGTCCCTCGCCGAGGCCAACCACCGCATCGAGCAGTCCGAGGCGCTCGACCTGTTCGACAGCGACCGGCTCGGACTCTTCGTGGTCAGCAGGCTCGCGGCCCGGCACGGCATCAAGGTCCACCTGCGCACCTCGCCCTACGGCGGCACCACGGCCGTCGTCCTGCTGCCCACCTCCCTGCTGCACAGCGGTCCGGAGGAACGTTCCCCCCGCAAGGCCGTGGACCAGGAACACGTGTACGCGCGCGTACCCGGCGCCGCCAGGCCGCAGGAGTCCGTGCACGCCCCGGCCGACCGGCCGGCACTGGTGGCCCCCGCACCGGTCGCGGCGGAGGCCAGGGCGGAGGTCGCGGCGCCGGCGAGGGCGGCGTCCGGGTCCGACACCCCACCCCCCGGAGTCACCACCTTGCGACTGCACCGTCCCCCGGACGACTCCGAGGAATCGGACGACCTCCCGCGCCGCGTCCGCCAGGCGAACCTCGCCCCTCAGCTGCGCGAACCACGTACGGAGGAACCGGAACCACACTCCGACCCCCGGGGTGAGGACGGGCGCACCCCCGAGCTCGTACGGGACCGGATGGCGGCCTACCGCGAAGGCTGGGCACGCGGCGGCGGCCGCCGTCCCGGCCGCGGCGCCGCCCCGGATCCCGCCGCGGTCAGCGACAGCAGCGAAGGAGATCCCGCATGA